A stretch of the Plasmodium berghei ANKA genome assembly, chromosome: 10 genome encodes the following:
- a CDS encoding ubiquitin-conjugating enzyme E2, putative — protein MVTLSETISYVLTDLNNDQKKEILNVLVHIIQKIIDNPTRAKFRSLKKDSQTFINKFLRFKGSENILKAIGFEEDAERWFFPVSNDGSLTENLNKVRNYIKNNAYTIYNNTENIFEQNQNSSNDLTNHTNNNCNNSTTDHFKLEDKEQILKPRPDGLTLGGLSKRRLEKERNELLRERENTIKLIQEDSDKWIIQIKGAENTLYSNETFKMQFKFTDKYPIESPEVIFIGQPPIHPHIYSNGHICLSILYDHWSPVLSVNSICLSIISMLSSCTKKRKPIDDMLYCSAGSKVSPKNMRWMFHDDKV, from the exons atgGTAACATTAAGCGAAACCATATCCTATGTGCTCACTGATTTAAAT AATGATCAAAAGAAGGAAATACTTAATGTATTAGTTCATATTATtcaaaa AATTATAGACAACCCAACTAGAGCAAAATTTCGCTCCTTAAAAAAAGACAGTCaaacatttataaataag TTTCTACGTTTTAAAGGATccgaaaatatattaaaggCTATAGGTTTTGAAGAA GATGCGGAACGATGGTTTTTCCCTGTTTCAAATGATGGATCATTAACAGA aaatttaaataaagttcgaaattatataaaaaataatgcatatacaatatataataatactgaaaatatttttgaacaAAATCAAAATTCATCAAATGACTTAACAAATCATACAAACAATAATTGTAACAATAGTACTACGGATCATTTTAAACTTGAAGATAAagaacaaattttaaaaccAAGGCCTGATGGATTAACCCTCGGAGGGTTATCGAAAAGAAGGTTAGAAAAAGAAAGGAATGAATTGTTAAGAGAAAGGGAAAATACTATTAAACTAATACAAGAGGATTCCGATAAATGGATTATACAAATTAAAGGTGCAGAAAATACCTTATATTCAAATGAAACATTTAAAATGCAATTTAAATTCACAGACAAATATCCGATAG AAAGCCCTGAAGTCATATTTATCGGCCAACCACCAATTCATCCACATATATACAGTAATGGGCATATTTGCTTATCAATTTTATACGATCACTGGTCTCCTGTTTTATCTGTAAATTCGATTTGTCTTTCAATTATATCTATGCTATCAAGTtgtacaaaaaaaagaaagccAATTGATGATATGCTATATTGTTCTGCAGGGTCTAAAGTTTCtccaaaaaatatgagATGGATGTTTCATGATGATAAAGTTTAA
- a CDS encoding glycylpeptide N-tetradecanoyltransferase, putative, translating to MDGDNQKEISGRDIYQIIKNARDKIKIDYKFWYTQPVPKINEEFSESINEPFIADNKVENVRKDEYKLPEGYAWYVCDVNDENDRKEVYNLLTDNYVEDDDNIFRFNYSSEFLLWALTSPNYLKEWHIGVKRVDTNKLVSFISAFPTDICINKKVVKMVEVNFLCVHKSLRSKRLAPVLIKEVTRRINLKNIWQAVYTAGVYLPKPISDARYYHRTINVKKLIDVGFSSLNSRLTMSRAIKLYKIDDELNLKNLRLMKKKDVDQVHKLLNNYLSKFNIYVKFTKEEISHWFMPIQNVIYTYVNEENGEIKDMISFYSLPSKILANEKYDMIYAAYSFYNVATTTSLKNLMQDAICLAKRNNFDVFNALEVMDNKSVFADLKFGEGDGTLKYYLYNWKCASFDTSMVGIVLL from the exons ATGGATGGTGATAAT CAGAAAGAAATATCAGGAAGAGacatatatcaaataataaaaaatgctagagacaaaataaaaattgattACAAATTTTGGTATACTCAACCTGTCcccaaaataaatgaagaatTTAGCGAATCg ATTAATGAACCATTTATAGCGGATAATAAGGTGGAAAATGTTCGGAAg GATGAGTACAAACTACCAGAAGGATATGCTTGGTATGTATGTGATGTGAATGATGAAAACGATCGAAAAGAGGTATATAACTTATTAACAGATAATTATGTTGAagatgatgataatatatttcgaTTTAACTATTCTTcagaatttttattatgggCATTAACTTCtccaaattatttaaaagaatgGCATATAGGAGTAAAACGTGTCgatacaaataaattggTCAGTTTTATAAGTGCATTTCCAACtgatatatgtataaataaaaaagttgTAAAAATGGTAGAAGTAAATTTTCTATGTGTTCATAAAAGTTTAAGATCTAAACGATTAGCACCAGTTCTTATCAAAGAAGTTACTAGAAGAatcaatttaaaaaatatatggcAAGCTGTTTATACTGCTGGTGTTTATTTGCCTAAACCTATAAGTGATGCACGATATTATCATAGAActataaatgtaaaaaaattaatagatGTTGGtttttcatcattaaaTAGTAGACTAACTATGAGCCGAgctattaaattatataaaattgatgatgaactaaatttaaaaaatttaagattaatgaaaaaaaaagatgtTGATCAAGttcataaattattaaataattatttatccaaatttaatatatatgttaaattTACTAAAGAAGAAATATCCCATTGGTTTATGCCTATTcaaaatgttatatatacatatgttaatgaagaaaatggaGAAATTAAAGATAtgatttctttttattcattaccatcaaaaatattagccaacgaaaaatatgatatgaTATATGCTgcttattcattttataatgTAGCTACTACAACATccttaaaaaatttaatgcaAGATGCTATTTGTTTAGctaaaagaaataatttcGATGTATTTAATGCCCTTGAAGTTATGGATAATAAATCGGTTTTTGCAGACTTAAAATTCGGAGAAGGTGATGGtacattaaaatattatttatataattggAAATGTGCTTCTTTTGACACATCAATGGTTGGAATTGTTCTTTTGTAA
- a CDS encoding 30S ribosomal protein S9, putative produces the protein MFLNHANSHNIIFIFICIFFYYKIFHHILLQNVGCKKISKSNNFFHIGNIEYGDDFKLLKLKTWNSIKKEDKKNNSLLYNISKIPIRNLGNTFFIFNKPINIITHTKRKKKKNFNIFKKKKDKGESAGNVKKKPKKTFTEEEIEELRKKAKEKLQPKKEEVTTGKGGKRGKKKKKSEDFSKPKNKEKDENEENETNDKLKDEIKTEKIEYIKSRNDFEQIVGSTTDIISEKEIEYLHKISNKDNELLNYDKKEKYIELNYEDTIFDEGNYMQNYVNNISKFRFDIFNINNKNEFDRITKYLNYEYIEHIPIDFPTEKSYNIELKTYFYEIVCDLIKKNKEKFYHENMEIGDIDEGKFNKVNEEKEKDENEYKIEAKKGKINNSDEENDNNTLNNFLKENSEGNKNFEVNNKNDNILKIIKPTDQDIMNKYMSIDLYNILCDIKEEYDFMFNNGGLANFSFDENRKTNKEKLIFSGKKKRAIASVFLQKGNNNLIINNRDGYQYLQYQIFNINKIFSPLLHLCMNRNFNVVAHVEGGGLTGQSVAIFHALVKYIVYNFSLKIKPFFRSFKFMTVDSRKVERKKYGLKKARKKKQYSKR, from the coding sequence atgtttttaaatcatGCAAATAGccataatataatatttatattcatttgcatatttttttattataaaatttttcatcatatattattacaaaatgtgggatgtaaaaaaataagcaaatcaaataatttcTTTCATATTGGTAATATAGAATATGGCGAtgattttaaattattaaaactaAAAACATGGaatagtataaaaaaagaagacaaaaaaaataatagctTGCTATATAATATAAGCAAAATACCAATAAGGAATTTAGGAAACACTTTCttcatatttaataaaccgattaacattattacacatacaaaaagaaaaaaaaaaaaaaactttaatatttttaaaaaaaaaaaagataaaggTGAGTCAGCAGgaaatgtgaaaaaaaaacccaaaaaaacatttacAGAAGAAGAAATAGAAGAATTGAGAAAAAAAGCCAAAGAAAAACTGCAACCAAAAAAAGAGGAGGTTACAACAGGTAAAGGAGGAAAAAgagggaaaaaaaaaaaaaaaagcgaagatttttcaaaacctaaaaataaagaaaaagatgaaaatgaagaaaacgaaacaaatgataaattaaaagatgaaataaaaacagaaaaaattgaatatataaaaagtagAAATGATTTTGAACAAATTGTTGGATCAACAACTGATATAATAAGTGAAAAGGAGATCgaatatttacataaaataagtaataaagataatgaattattaaattatgataaaaaagaaaaatatatagaattaAATTATGAAGATACTATATTTGATGAAGGGAATTATATGCAAAATTATGTAAACAATATAAGCAAGTTTcgttttgatatatttaatattaataataaaaatgaatttgaTAGAATAAccaaatatttaaattatgaatatatagaaCATATACCTATAGATTTTCCAACAGAGAAAAGTTATAACAttgaattaaaaacatatttttatgaaattgTGTGTGAtcttattaaaaaaaataaagaaaaattttatcatgAAAATATGGAAATAGGTGATATTGATGAAGGAAAATTTAACAAAGTAAATgaagaaaaggaaaaagatgaaaatgaatataaaattgaagcaaaaaaaggtaaaataaataatagtgatgaagaaaatgataataatacattaaataattttttaaaagaaaactcagaaggaaataaaaattttgaagtaaacaataaaaatgataatatacttaaaataataaaaccaACAGATCAAGAcattatgaataaatatatgtctatagatttatataatatattatgtgaTATTAAAGAAGAATATGattttatgtttaataATGGTGGATTAGCCAATTTCTCATTTGATGAGAAtagaaaaacaaataaagaaaaattaattttttcaggaaaaaaaaaaagagctATAGCTAGcgtttttttacaaaaaggaaataataatttaataataaataatagaGATGGATATCAATATTTGCAATATCAAAtttttaacataaataaaatatttagtCCATTATTACATTTATGTATGAACAGAAATTTTAATGTTGTAGCACATGTTGAAGGAGGTGGATTAACTGGTCAAAGTGTTGCGATATTTCATGCCTtagttaaatatattgtttataatttttctttaaaaattaaaccTTTTTTCCGCTCCTTTAAATTTATGACTGTTGATAGTAGAAAGGTGGAGAGAAAGAAATATGGTTTGAAAAAAGCCAGAAAGAAAAAGCAGTATAGTAAAAGATAA
- a CDS encoding DnaJ protein, putative codes for MEDIIIYMLIIAPLTRWIIGPNRPWNKGKREYGVFIALFILFCVAAYELQKPEQNAYEILNVNTHVSTSEIRQSFRKLSRKYHPDKNKEPDAFDKFNKIREAYEILSNDKKKYNYDRFGDFQGSDITSFFYVEIIIIAIFQFAISFIFGFLYTYGRDNEKYRVLICLYISLNFCLELILRFSNESTEFLAFWPLFNRYTPFERIKAIKALVPLFMNVILFVDIYLIEDDISVYALTFCEYILKKNLKILKNYNDAVLFCAKLVDGKLDRYSNFSWRPKEEYTYIENVQELNDDQTYDKKCDKNDIFYKLLHAIVETNKENVDLQIPKKELCRRFDWSQSYISSILSKNEQEKDIEEGNANKGVMFSAILYIIGIVSHLLSK; via the exons atggaagatattattatttatatgttaatTATTGCACCATTAACAAGATGGATTATCGGACCCAATCGACCTTGGAATAAAGGAAAAAGAGAATATGGAGTGTTCATagctttatttatattattttgtgtaGCTGCATATGAACTTCAAAAACCAGAACAAAATGCTTATGAAATTTTAAATGTGAATACCCATGTATCAACATCTGAAATAAGACAATCTTTTAGAAAGTTGTCTCGTAAATACCATccagataaaaataaagaaccAGATGCttttgataaatttaataaaataagagaagcatatgaaatattatcaaatgataaaaaaaaatataattatgataGATTTGGAGATTTTCAGGGTAGTGATATAAcaagttttttttatgtcgaaataataattatagcAATTTTTCAGTTTgctatttcatttatatttggcttcttatatacatatggaagggataatgaaaaatatagagtattaatttgtttatatatatcattaaatttttgtttagAATTAATACTTAGATTTAGTAATGAAAGCACTGAATTTCTTGCCTTTTGGCCTCTCTTTAATCGATATACTCCTTTTGAAAGAATTAAAGCCATAAAAGCTCTTGTCCCTTTATTTATGAATgtcatattatttgttgatatttatttaattgaaGATGATATTAGTGTATATGCATTAACATTTTGTGaatacattttaaaaaaaaatcttaAAATACTTAAAAATTACAATGATGCAGTTCTTTTCTGTGCTAAACTTGTTGACG GTAAATTGGACCGATATAGCAATTTTTCATGGAGACCTAAAGAAgagtatacatatatagaGAATGTTCAAGAATTAAATGATGATCAAacttatgataaaaaatgtgataaaaatgatatattttacaaattgTTACATGCTATTGTCGaaacaaataaagaaaatgtcGACCTACAAATTCCCAAAAAAGAATTATGCCGCCGATTTGATTGGTCTCAATCGTATATTTCTAGCATTCTTTCGAAAAATGAACAAGag AAGGACATTGAGGAAGGAAATGCTAACAAGGGTGTCATGTTTTCTGCTATCCTTTATATTATTGGAATTGTCTCCcatttattatcaaaataa
- a CDS encoding ABC transporter I family member 1, whose product MRGQFWLVMSCYIITIICKLAFCIKLIENEKSIFGFKSKKKDMKKLSNIKVRNWKQKKIQQFFIINKVKNKKYNNLKKSLNMEYSNTDDQRLSLLKNLENKSKIITQSPAWNEKIPLLEINDLHAIEVEGGKEILKGINLTIYLGEKHSIMGRNGSGKSTLAKVIAGHPYFKVTKGSMKFKGLNLTDLTVNHRSLCGIFLAFQYPIELPMVKNNEFLRTALNCHRRQNNEPELSPSEFDLLMINEIKKVGLSPEFLDRPVNYGFSGGEKKRNEILQMLILKPSFCILDETDSGLDVDSFKLTSDIIQKFSNINNSFLIVTHYKKLLELLKPNYIHIMHKGKIIKTGNYSLVDKIESDGYAQFVEE is encoded by the coding sequence atgcgaGGACAATTTTGGCTAGTTATGTCATgctatattattacaattatttgtaaattaGCATTTTGCATAAAATTgatagaaaatgaaaaaagcATTTTTGGTTTTAAAAGTAAGAAAAAggatatgaaaaaattaagtaATATAAAAGTAAGAAATtggaaacaaaaaaaaatccaacaattttttattataaataaagtaaagaataagaaatataataatttaaaaaaatcgtTGAATATGGAATACTCTAATACAGATGATCAGagattatcattattaaaaaatttagaaaataagtcaaaaataattacacAATCACCTGCTTGGAATGAAAAAATTCCATTACtagaaataaatgatttaCATGCAATAGAAGTTGAAGGAGGAAAAGAAATTTTAAAAGGAATAAACttaactatatatttaggAGAAAAACATTCAATTATGGGACGTAACGGATCAGGAAAATCAACACTTGCTAAAGTAATAGCTGGGCATCCATATTTTAAAGTTACAAAAGGGTCTATGAAATTTAAAGGTTTAAATTTAACAGATCTAACTGTTAATCATAGATCATTATGTGGAATATTTTTGGCTTTTCAATATCCTATTGAATTGCCTatggtaaaaaataatgaatttttaaGAACTGCATTAAATTGTCATAGAAGACAAAATAATGAACCCGAATTAAGTCCATCCGAATTTGATCTTTTAATgattaatgaaataaaaaaagttggGTTAAGTCCTGAATTTCTAGATAGACCTGTTAATTATGGTTTTAGTGGtggggaaaaaaaaagaaatgaaaTTTTACAAATGTTAATTTTGAAACCATCTTTTTGTATTCTTGATGAAACTGATTCAGGACTAGATGTTgattcatttaaattaacatcagatataattcaaaaattttcaaatataaataattcttttttGATAGTTACACATTATAAAAAGCTGTTAGAATTGTTAAAAccaaattatattcatattatgcataaaggaaaaattattaaaactGGAAATTATTCATTAGTAGATAAAATAGAATCTGATGGATATGCACAATTTGTTGAGGAATAg
- a CDS encoding diphthamide biosynthesis protein 1, putative: MNEISLRVTKREEKKVHCSIPKYILNNELLEKAIKKAFPENYNFEVYKCIDIILREKYKNIALQLPEGLLIWGLYLSEIFYFFCDSVEEVIILGDVTYGGCCIDDFTSDKLKCDLIIHYGHSCLVPLTVTKIRCIYVFVDIKLSSSHLVETIKKNFKKTDIVLLLGTIQFSCVVHSVHNILKSENYFDIFLPIPQVLPLTKGEVLGCTSPNLYKFLYEQIIKKEENKLNNDTQNYVHSGDLSPSTELKPIKVNIEQENESYIINMCRIFLKKNNNVKILFIADGRFHLESLMIHNPDFTFFRYNPFDKILSEEKYNYKLFYNIRKNEINKSKNCKSVCIILSTLGRQGNVNILKNLINIIKEKNIFYFILLLSEIFNQKLELIKNVDVFVQIGCPRLSIDWGNYNIKPLLNVYEAYVLLNSIKYREIYPMDYYSKLGNVWTNYSAGLGDINEKNLPIKEIIKRRIQMKKSKISIHY, from the coding sequence atgaacgaAATAAGTTTAAGAGTCACAAAAagagaagaaaaaaaagtcCATTGTTCTATCCCTAAATATAtcttaaataatgaattattagaaaaagctataaaaaaagcatttccagaaaattataattttgaagtttataaatgtatagatataatattacgagaaaaatataaaaacattgCGTTACAATTACCTGAAGGCTTATTAATATGGGGTTTATATCTTtctgaaatattttattttttttgcgATAGTGTTGAAgaagtaataatattaggGGATGTTACATATGGAGGTTGTTGTATTGATGATTTTACTAGTGATAAACTTAAATGCGATTTAATTATACATTATGGGCATTCTTGTTTAGTACCTTTAACTGTAACAAAAATTAGGtgtatttatgtttttgtCGACATAAAATTAAGTTCTAGCCATTTAGTTgaaacaattaaaaaaaattttaaaaaaactgatattgttttattgcTTGGAACAATACAATTTTCTTGTGTTGTACATAGtgtacataatatattaaaaagtgaaaattactttgatatatttttgccAATACCTCAAGTATTACCATTAACAAAAGGGGAGGTATTGGGGTGCACATCACcaaatttgtataaatttttatatgaacaaatcataaaaaaagaggaaaataaattaaataatgacACACAAAATTATGTACATTCAGGAGATTTATCGCCCTCAACAGAATTAAAGCCAATTAAAGTCAACATCGAGCAAGAAAATgaatcatatattattaacatgtgcagaatttttttaaaaaaaaataacaatgtCAAAATACTTTTTATAGCTGATGGTAGATTTCATTTGGAAAGTTTAATGATACACAACCCTGATTTTACTTTCTTTCGTTATAATCcttttgataaaattttatcagaagaaaaatataattataagcTTTTTTACAACATacgaaaaaatgaaataaacaAATCAAAAAATTGCAAAAGTGTGTGCATAATATTAAGCACATTAGGTAGACAAGGaaatgttaatattttgaaaaatcttattaacataattaaagaaaaaaatatattttactttattttattattgtctgaaatatttaatcaAAAATTAGAGTTAATCAAAAATGTTGATGTATTCGTACAAATAGGATGTCCAAGATTATCAATTGATTGGggaaattataatataaagcCCTTATTAAATGTTTATGAAgcatatgttttattaaattcaataaaatatagagaAATTTATCCCATGGATTATTATTCTAAGCTCGGAAATGTATGGACAAATTATAGTGCAGGTTTGGGcgatataaatgaaaaaaatttgccaataaaagaaattataaaacGGCGCAttcaaatgaaaaaatcaaaaattaGCATTCATTATTAA